From the Paenibacillus sp. FSL H8-0548 genome, one window contains:
- a CDS encoding LCP family protein — MNRRKWIYLSSSVVLILLAVVFFNRTALTMLGFDWFLQGHVEKQLEQTYKPIVGREPVPVSTIDKEQDPFSVLLLGVDQRGKEIGRSDTMIYTVVRPSDGDILMVSIPRDTYVEIVGRGREDKITHAFAFGGAGMAMDTVAKFFDAPIHYYASINFEGFRNVIDTLGGISLPIEEDMVNDDPDHEKFVIRGGQDTYNGQDTLNYVRYREDAGGDMSRMERHQIFLNLLMDKAKQMNQWSKVPDLMNIMGDNFSTDMLPQQLVDLGQGILQAKERNIYSHSLLGNGHRLKDGGAWYYFADEEDLTKVQTMIKSWLNADTPEASLVFPDKYAVNKVKEVGVLSSSDTPIKQP, encoded by the coding sequence ATGAATAGACGTAAATGGATATACCTCTCGTCATCCGTAGTGCTTATCCTTCTCGCCGTGGTTTTCTTTAACCGCACTGCTTTAACGATGCTTGGGTTTGATTGGTTCCTTCAAGGCCATGTGGAAAAACAGCTGGAGCAAACTTATAAACCAATCGTTGGACGGGAACCCGTTCCAGTTAGTACAATAGATAAAGAGCAGGATCCTTTCTCTGTGCTTCTGCTTGGCGTGGATCAGCGCGGCAAAGAAATCGGACGATCAGACACAATGATTTATACTGTTGTGCGTCCTTCTGATGGAGATATTCTAATGGTCTCTATTCCGCGGGATACGTATGTGGAAATTGTAGGCAGGGGCAGAGAAGATAAGATTACACATGCATTTGCTTTCGGAGGAGCGGGAATGGCGATGGATACCGTTGCGAAGTTTTTTGACGCGCCTATTCATTACTACGCATCTATTAACTTTGAAGGCTTTCGCAATGTAATTGATACACTTGGCGGAATCTCTCTTCCAATTGAAGAGGATATGGTAAATGATGATCCTGATCACGAAAAGTTTGTCATTAGGGGCGGTCAAGACACTTATAATGGTCAAGATACGCTTAATTATGTTCGGTACCGTGAGGATGCTGGCGGTGATATGAGCCGTATGGAGCGTCATCAAATATTTCTGAACCTTCTGATGGATAAAGCGAAGCAAATGAATCAATGGTCAAAGGTACCGGATCTTATGAACATCATGGGCGATAATTTCAGTACAGATATGCTTCCGCAGCAGCTTGTAGATCTAGGCCAAGGGATTTTGCAGGCGAAGGAGCGTAACATTTACAGCCATTCACTATTAGGAAATGGGCATCGCTTGAAGGATGGCGGAGCCTGGTATTATTTCGCCGATGAAGAGGATTTAACGAAGGTGCAGACGATGATTAAGAGCTGGTTAAATGCGGATACGCCTGAAGCTAGCCTTGTTTTTCCGGATAAATACGCGGTGAACAAGGTTAAGGAGGTAGGGGTGCTATCGAGCAGTGACACCCCAATCAAACAGCCCTAG
- a CDS encoding DUF4870 domain-containing protein gives MILLDQPPTIQPDKSSTGLDPKVAGLLCYLGGFITGIIFLVLEKQSRFVRLHAVQSIVVSVALIVISIFLGFIPILGWLLGALLSLASFVLWIGLMLLTLQGKLSKLPVIGDWSEQQANKF, from the coding sequence ATGATTCTTTTGGACCAGCCTCCAACTATACAACCAGACAAATCATCAACCGGTCTAGACCCGAAGGTAGCGGGCTTGCTTTGCTATCTTGGGGGCTTTATAACCGGCATCATATTTTTAGTGCTGGAGAAACAGAGCCGATTCGTTAGATTGCACGCTGTTCAATCGATTGTCGTAAGCGTAGCATTGATCGTGATTAGTATTTTCCTTGGATTTATCCCTATACTCGGGTGGCTCCTTGGCGCTCTGCTTTCATTAGCCAGCTTTGTCCTATGGATTGGACTCATGCTGCTAACACTGCAAGGCAAGCTAAGCAAGCTGCCCGTCATTGGCGATTGGTCCGAGCAGCAGGCTAATAAGTTTTAA
- a CDS encoding DHH family phosphoesterase, whose product MPKFLVTRWHGMHQIWAFVIMVLMSVALAWFEWLLGLLGLLLTGGALFYTIMAERAFRKDLKSYLGTLSYRVKKAGNEVISELPFGIILYNEERTVEWHNPYIAVLMEKENVIGVPLADLFPSLQQVKEREGTIEATVGSHVYQLIFKPKERILYVQNITERWQLARKYDDEKLVLGIVMIDNLEEVTQGLDDHQRSSMLAKVTTEITEWAQKYQIFLKRLTSDRFLLVTDQKKLKQLEQSRFVVLDEVREITGDHKIPVTLSIGFAAGAEHIIELGQWAHSSLDIALGRGGDQAAVKVGSRQSFYGGKSNAVEKRTRVRARVVAHALRDLIRESHNVVIMGHKMPDMDAIGAAIGVMKAAQLFGKEAYIVLEGINPAIQKMMELIKEDEKLSKRFVSPEQASSLITPETLAVVVDTHKASMVKEPKLLTQTERIVIVDHHRRSEEFIANAILVYMEPYASSTCELVTELLQYIHDRVVLDVRESTALLAGITVDTKSFSLRTGARTFEAASFLRRNGADSMMIQRMLKEDLEEYVRKAEIIKHAEVLYEHVAIAVTEGGRKYSQLLIAQSADTLLNMTDILASFVIGERQDGLIGISARSLGHMNVQVVMERMGGGGHLTNAAAQLEGSVIEVARRLKQVLDEIEEEEGLFE is encoded by the coding sequence ATGCCGAAGTTTTTGGTAACACGGTGGCACGGAATGCATCAAATATGGGCTTTCGTAATTATGGTGCTGATGTCAGTAGCGCTCGCATGGTTTGAGTGGCTGCTGGGACTGCTGGGGCTTTTATTAACCGGTGGTGCTTTGTTTTATACCATCATGGCGGAGCGGGCGTTCCGTAAAGATCTAAAGTCGTATTTAGGTACTTTGTCTTATCGAGTGAAGAAGGCGGGCAACGAGGTTATTAGCGAGCTCCCTTTTGGCATTATTTTATATAACGAGGAACGAACGGTTGAATGGCATAATCCTTATATCGCGGTTCTGATGGAGAAGGAAAATGTAATTGGCGTGCCGCTTGCAGATCTTTTTCCATCCTTGCAGCAGGTTAAGGAACGTGAAGGGACCATCGAGGCAACAGTGGGCTCTCATGTTTATCAGCTTATTTTCAAACCGAAGGAACGGATTCTGTATGTGCAAAATATTACCGAGCGTTGGCAGCTAGCACGGAAATATGATGACGAGAAGCTGGTTCTGGGCATCGTGATGATCGATAACCTGGAGGAAGTTACTCAAGGGCTTGATGACCATCAGCGCAGCTCGATGCTGGCGAAGGTAACTACAGAGATTACGGAATGGGCGCAAAAATATCAAATATTTTTGAAAAGGCTGACTTCCGATCGGTTTCTTCTCGTTACGGATCAGAAGAAGCTGAAGCAGCTGGAGCAATCCAGATTTGTTGTTTTAGATGAAGTTAGAGAAATTACCGGCGACCATAAAATACCTGTGACGCTTAGCATTGGCTTCGCCGCTGGTGCCGAGCACATTATTGAACTGGGCCAGTGGGCACACTCCAGCCTTGATATCGCTCTTGGACGCGGCGGCGACCAAGCTGCTGTTAAGGTTGGCAGTCGTCAATCCTTCTACGGCGGCAAGTCCAATGCTGTAGAGAAGCGGACACGCGTTAGGGCAAGGGTCGTTGCCCATGCGCTTCGTGATTTGATACGTGAGAGCCATAATGTAGTCATTATGGGGCACAAGATGCCTGATATGGATGCTATCGGAGCAGCGATCGGGGTTATGAAGGCGGCGCAGCTGTTCGGTAAAGAAGCTTACATTGTATTGGAAGGCATCAATCCAGCCATTCAGAAAATGATGGAGCTTATTAAAGAGGATGAGAAGCTTTCCAAGCGCTTCGTGTCGCCAGAGCAAGCGTCATCGCTAATTACACCAGAGACGCTTGCCGTTGTCGTTGATACGCATAAAGCGTCGATGGTGAAGGAGCCGAAGCTTCTTACCCAAACGGAGCGTATCGTTATCGTCGATCATCATCGTCGCAGCGAGGAATTTATCGCAAATGCGATATTAGTGTACATGGAGCCTTATGCGTCTTCAACCTGCGAGCTCGTGACCGAGCTGCTCCAATACATTCATGATCGCGTTGTACTCGATGTACGGGAATCAACGGCATTGCTCGCGGGCATTACCGTTGATACGAAGAGCTTCTCGCTTCGAACAGGTGCAAGGACGTTTGAAGCGGCATCGTTCCTTCGCCGTAATGGCGCAGATTCCATGATGATTCAAAGGATGCTGAAGGAAGACCTTGAGGAATATGTACGCAAGGCAGAAATTATAAAGCATGCTGAGGTGCTTTATGAGCATGTTGCCATTGCAGTAACGGAAGGCGGTCGTAAATATTCACAGCTGCTCATTGCGCAATCGGCAGACACGCTGCTGAATATGACGGATATACTTGCTTCCTTTGTCATTGGGGAGCGCCAAGACGGACTTATTGGCATTAGCGCTCGCTCGCTTGGCCATATGAATGTTCAGGTTGTCATGGAAAGAATGGGCGGCGGTGGCCATTTGACGAATGCTGCTGCACAGCTTGAGGGATCAGTTATAGAGGTTGCTCGGCGTCTGAAACAGGTTTTGGACGAAATTGAAGAGGAAGAGGGGTTATTTGAATGA
- a CDS encoding CBS domain-containing protein, with amino-acid sequence MNIAFFLLPKQDVVCFTQDTTLRQTLERMEYHRYTAVPIINEDGGYAGTVTEGDLLWYIKSRTDLTLDQTNKVKLLDVPLRINNKSVRIDSNMNDLISLAKVQNFVPVVDDMNRFIGIVRRSEIIDYCQKIIMEQHNILQDQ; translated from the coding sequence ATGAATATAGCCTTTTTTTTATTGCCTAAACAGGATGTCGTGTGTTTTACACAGGATACGACTTTAAGACAGACGCTGGAACGTATGGAATATCATCGCTATACCGCGGTGCCTATCATTAATGAAGACGGCGGTTATGCAGGAACGGTCACTGAAGGAGATCTGCTTTGGTATATCAAAAGTCGTACAGATCTCACGCTCGATCAGACAAACAAAGTAAAGCTGCTCGATGTGCCTTTGCGCATCAATAATAAATCCGTACGGATCGATTCGAATATGAATGATCTCATTTCGTTAGCCAAGGTCCAAAACTTTGTCCCGGTTGTGGATGATATGAATCGGTTTATCGGCATTGTACGTAGAAGCGAAATTATTGATTATTGTCAAAAAATCATTATGGAACAGCACAATATTTTGCAGGATCAATAG
- a CDS encoding DUF2232 domain-containing protein has translation MNGLKTGLKPVLWSCAALLLLLSLAVPVLNLISLLLMMLPLVVLYTTLPPKSFGLHMLAVWVLAFVIGGPATLIIGLFFLIPSIVMGYLYMKQATASRVVRSVGVVILAQLMLELLIFEIFLDISLLKEMGTIVRSTFADLMTQGLIPSDWDSSLTEIVIQTMINSIPVVFIMMAFGYTVITQFMARRLVRWSGGPATPRFTRAREWRLPRLLVVLYLITYVMELFSSTTSSSFFSVALLNLLPLLSYLFAFQAVGFFFFLAHQRGWNKAIPVLIAIPVLLFPPLSIIGVLDTAFPIRKSFTKP, from the coding sequence GTGAACGGTTTGAAAACCGGCTTGAAACCAGTGTTGTGGAGCTGTGCAGCACTCCTTTTATTATTGTCCCTTGCAGTACCTGTACTTAACCTCATTAGCTTGCTGCTGATGATGTTGCCGCTCGTAGTACTGTATACGACCCTGCCTCCAAAGTCCTTTGGTCTGCATATGCTTGCAGTATGGGTGCTCGCGTTTGTCATCGGAGGACCGGCTACGCTAATTATTGGGTTGTTTTTCTTAATACCTTCAATTGTGATGGGTTACTTGTACATGAAGCAAGCGACTGCCTCAAGAGTTGTTAGGTCGGTAGGTGTTGTAATTCTTGCTCAATTGATGCTTGAACTGCTTATATTCGAGATCTTCTTGGATATTTCCCTTCTCAAGGAAATGGGCACAATCGTACGAAGCACGTTTGCTGACTTGATGACACAAGGTCTGATCCCGTCCGATTGGGATTCCAGCTTAACGGAAATCGTTATTCAGACGATGATTAATTCCATTCCTGTTGTTTTTATTATGATGGCTTTTGGCTATACGGTCATTACGCAATTCATGGCGCGCCGCCTGGTAAGATGGAGCGGAGGACCGGCTACGCCAAGATTTACACGCGCAAGAGAGTGGCGCTTGCCGCGCTTGCTGGTTGTGCTGTATCTCATTACTTATGTCATGGAGCTATTCTCCTCTACGACAAGCAGCTCATTCTTTTCCGTCGCACTATTGAACTTACTCCCATTGCTTAGTTATCTTTTTGCGTTTCAGGCTGTCGGATTCTTCTTCTTCCTTGCTCATCAGAGAGGATGGAATAAAGCCATACCGGTGCTCATTGCTATTCCGGTGCTTTTGTTCCCGCCGCTTAGCATAATTGGTGTGCTGGACACTGCTTTTCCAATCCGAAAGTCGTTTACGAAACCATAG